The following are from one region of the Anabas testudineus chromosome 2, fAnaTes1.2, whole genome shotgun sequence genome:
- the trim25l gene encoding uncharacterized protein trim25l isoform X3, which translates to MSSKLWTEEQFNCPVCLDLPNDPVTIPCGHSYCMACIKDYWTKDDPKGIYSCPQCRQTFSPKPSLSRNTMLAEAVEQLRKGALKSDVRESIRSARGLASSSSRSKGKLSSSAVPCDMCKGEQRAAVKSCLACMSSYCETHLKPHQTQKALKQHELIAPTGNLAEKICTQHKYLEEFVCRQCKVFVCWLCTSNQHKGHECVSTKAERLEKQKLVSELQAENQQRLKVREQELKDMKKMMEGMKRSSDKVHDDTEQVLSELQRSVERLQELLEEVLDQAVQEKMGQAEEVTDSLEAEIKELKRRDTEMKDLVRCDDHIHYLQTYESMCSPLESGDLPPVMVNPEVSLDPVRDAILHLRERVEDLCNQELGKITKQVNDTTLFTLKGSNRSVGQKGILKLFSGLGARNTNSRLPASTPSISVGARSTDRRGLGTGLKSQDVRSRETPRDRSNMSSSRPRDRQRREERETVRETNPRPSPGPSPTPSRRESHSLWSRSSQSQAAPTAEQIPAPIPANPSPASALSGGFSRMASITSIFRSHRRGTNQATPVAPASTTPSAGENQWGMAALPETPTEVNPSLFLDSPTFDSINPLPAFPGLREINIDSIQAPEPRTREEFLQYSVTMTLDPNTAHRRLTLSEGNTKATLQAAVQPYPDTPQRFDGWTQVLCESPLYGQRCYWEVEWRGRGSSMGVAYGAVKRKGSDARSGLGYNAQSWTLELSDICCSAMHDNEKKDIPVTYSPRVGIYLDLSMGTLAFYSVAESMTLLHTFRANFTQPLYPAFGVGCGVGVGLDFALGQFSSSSDSIKICSI; encoded by the exons ATGAGTAGTAAACTGTGGACAGAGGAGCAGTTTAACTGCCCTGTGTGTCTGGATCTCCCAAACGATCCAGTCACCATCCCCTGTGGGCACAGCTACTGCATGGCCTGCATTAAGGATTACTGGACCAAGGATGACCCCAAAGGGATCTACAGCTGCCCCCAGTGCCGCCAGACCTTCTCCCCCAAGCCCTCCCTGTCCAGGAACACCATGCTGGCTGAAGCTGTGGAGCAGCTCCGCAAAGGGGCCCTCAAGTCTGATGTTCGTGAATCTATCCGCAGCGCCCGTGGGTTAGCCTCCTCCTCATCTAGATCCAAAGGGAAGCTGTCCTCCTCAGCAGTGCCGTGCGATATGTGCAAAGGGGAACAGCGAGCGGCAGTCAAGAGTTGCCTGGCGTGTATGAGCTCATACTGTGAAACCCACCTGAAGCCCCACCAGACCCAGAAGGCCCTGAAGCAGCACGAGCTCATCGCACCCACAGGCAATCTGGCTGAGAAGATCTGCACCCAGCACAAGTACCTGGAGGAGTTCGTCTGTCGCCAGTGTAAGGTGTTCGTCTGCTGGCTGTGCACCAGCAACCAGCACAAAGGCCACGAGTGTGTGTCCACCAAGGCCGAGCGCTTGGAGAAACAG AAACTGGTGTCAGAGTTGCAGGcggagaatcagcagagactGAAAGTCAGGGAACAGGAGCTGAAAGACATGAAGAAGATGATGGAGGGGATgaag CGCTCTTCAGACAAGGTGCACGATGATACAGAGCAGGtgctgtcagagctgcagcgCTCGGTGGAGCggctgcaggagctgctggaggaggtgCTCGATCAGGCCGTCCAGGAGAAGATGGGCCAGGCCGAGGAGGTGACCGACAGCCTGGAGGCTGAGATCAAGGAGCTGAAGAGGCGGGACACGGAGATGAAGGACCTGGTCCGTTGTGACGACCATATCCACTACCTGCAG ACATATGAGTCCATGTGCAGCCCCCTCGAGTCGGGAGACCTGCCTCCTGTAATGGTCAACCCAGAAGTTTCCCTTGACCCAGTACGAGACGCCATCCTGCACCTCAGGGAACGAGTGGAGGACCTGTGCAACCAGGAGCTGGGCAAGATCACTAAGCAAG ttAATGACACAACACTGTTCACATTGAAAGGCT CAAACCGCAGCGTGGGGCAGAAAGGGATTcttaaat tgttttctgGACTGGGTGCCCGCAACACAAACAGCCGTTTGCCAG CTTCTACACCTAGTATCTCAGTTGGAGCACGGAGCACAGACAGGCGAGGACTTG GCACAGGCCTCAAAAGCCAGGACGTGAGGAGCAGAGAAACGCCACGAG ACAGAAGCAACATGAGCTCATCCCGACCAcgggacagacagaggagagaggagcgaGAGACGG TGAGGGAGACCAACCCCAGACCGAGCCCTGGACCCAGCCCAACTCCCAGTCGCAGAGAGTCCCACTCCCTCTGGAGCAGATCCAGTCAGAGTCAAGCTGCTCCTACTGCGGAACAGATCCCAGCTCCGATCCCAGCAAACCCAAGTCCTGCTTCAGCTTTAAGTGGAG GTTTTAGTCGGATGGCGTCGATCACCAGCATCTTCCGCTCCCATCGGCGTGGCACCAACCAAGCCACTCCAGTTGCCCCAGCCAGTACCACACCGTCAGCAGGAGAAAACCAGT GGGGGATGGCTGCTCTGCCAGAAACACCAACAGAAG TCAACCCTAGTCTCTTCTTGGACTCACCCACTTTTGACTCCATCAACCCTCTTCCTGCCTTCCCTGGAT tgaGAGAAATTAACATCGACAGCATCCAGGCCCCAGAGCCGAGGACCAGAGAGGAGTTCCTGCAGT ATTCTGTGACCATGACCCTTGACCCCAACACAGCCCACCGGCGACTCACTCTCTCTGAGGGCAACACTAAAGCCACCCTGCAGGCGGCGGTGCAGCCCTACCCTGACACCCCCCAGCGTTTTGATGGCTGGACTCAGGTGCTGTGCGAGAGCCCACTGTACGGCCAGCGCTGctactgggaggtggagtggagaGGCCGCGGCTCCTCTATGGGTGTAGCTTATGGGGCAGTAAAGAGGAAGGGCTCTGACGCCAGGTCAGGGCTCGGTTACAACGCCCAGTCCTGGACCCTGGAGCTGTCGGACATCTGCTGCTCTGCCATGCATGACAACGAGAAGAAGGACATACCAGTCACCTACTCTCCTCGTGTGGGCATCTACCTGGACCTGTCCATGGGAACGCTGGCGTTCTACAGCGTGGCAGAGAGCATGACACTCCTTCACACCTTCCGTGCTAACTTCACCCAGCCGCTTTACCCTGCCTTTGGGGTGGGATGTGGAGTCGGGGTGGGCCTGGACTTCGCCCTTGGCCAGTTCAGTTCCAGTTCTGACAGCATTAAGATCTGTTCCATCTGA
- the trim25l gene encoding uncharacterized protein trim25l isoform X2, with product MSSKLWTEEQFNCPVCLDLPNDPVTIPCGHSYCMACIKDYWTKDDPKGIYSCPQCRQTFSPKPSLSRNTMLAEAVEQLRKGALKSDVRESIRSARGLASSSSRSKGKLSSSAVPCDMCKGEQRAAVKSCLACMSSYCETHLKPHQTQKALKQHELIAPTGNLAEKICTQHKYLEEFVCRQCKVFVCWLCTSNQHKGHECVSTKAERLEKQKLVSELQAENQQRLKVREQELKDMKKMMEGMKRSSDKVHDDTEQVLSELQRSVERLQELLEEVLDQAVQEKMGQAEEVTDSLEAEIKELKRRDTEMKDLVRCDDHIHYLQTYESMCSPLESGDLPPVMVNPEVSLDPVRDAILHLRERVEDLCNQELGKITKQVNDTTLFTLKGSNRSVGQKGILKLFSGLGARNTNSRLPASTPSISVGARSTDRRGLGLKSQDVRSRETPRDRSNMSSSRPRDRQRREERETVRETNPRPSPGPSPTPSRRESHSLWSRSSQSQAAPTAEQIPAPIPANPSPASALSGGFSRMASITSIFRSHRRGTNQATPVAPASTTPSAGENQFHSTGGMAALPETPTEVNPSLFLDSPTFDSINPLPAFPGLREINIDSIQAPEPRTREEFLQYSVTMTLDPNTAHRRLTLSEGNTKATLQAAVQPYPDTPQRFDGWTQVLCESPLYGQRCYWEVEWRGRGSSMGVAYGAVKRKGSDARSGLGYNAQSWTLELSDICCSAMHDNEKKDIPVTYSPRVGIYLDLSMGTLAFYSVAESMTLLHTFRANFTQPLYPAFGVGCGVGVGLDFALGQFSSSSDSIKICSI from the exons ATGAGTAGTAAACTGTGGACAGAGGAGCAGTTTAACTGCCCTGTGTGTCTGGATCTCCCAAACGATCCAGTCACCATCCCCTGTGGGCACAGCTACTGCATGGCCTGCATTAAGGATTACTGGACCAAGGATGACCCCAAAGGGATCTACAGCTGCCCCCAGTGCCGCCAGACCTTCTCCCCCAAGCCCTCCCTGTCCAGGAACACCATGCTGGCTGAAGCTGTGGAGCAGCTCCGCAAAGGGGCCCTCAAGTCTGATGTTCGTGAATCTATCCGCAGCGCCCGTGGGTTAGCCTCCTCCTCATCTAGATCCAAAGGGAAGCTGTCCTCCTCAGCAGTGCCGTGCGATATGTGCAAAGGGGAACAGCGAGCGGCAGTCAAGAGTTGCCTGGCGTGTATGAGCTCATACTGTGAAACCCACCTGAAGCCCCACCAGACCCAGAAGGCCCTGAAGCAGCACGAGCTCATCGCACCCACAGGCAATCTGGCTGAGAAGATCTGCACCCAGCACAAGTACCTGGAGGAGTTCGTCTGTCGCCAGTGTAAGGTGTTCGTCTGCTGGCTGTGCACCAGCAACCAGCACAAAGGCCACGAGTGTGTGTCCACCAAGGCCGAGCGCTTGGAGAAACAG AAACTGGTGTCAGAGTTGCAGGcggagaatcagcagagactGAAAGTCAGGGAACAGGAGCTGAAAGACATGAAGAAGATGATGGAGGGGATgaag CGCTCTTCAGACAAGGTGCACGATGATACAGAGCAGGtgctgtcagagctgcagcgCTCGGTGGAGCggctgcaggagctgctggaggaggtgCTCGATCAGGCCGTCCAGGAGAAGATGGGCCAGGCCGAGGAGGTGACCGACAGCCTGGAGGCTGAGATCAAGGAGCTGAAGAGGCGGGACACGGAGATGAAGGACCTGGTCCGTTGTGACGACCATATCCACTACCTGCAG ACATATGAGTCCATGTGCAGCCCCCTCGAGTCGGGAGACCTGCCTCCTGTAATGGTCAACCCAGAAGTTTCCCTTGACCCAGTACGAGACGCCATCCTGCACCTCAGGGAACGAGTGGAGGACCTGTGCAACCAGGAGCTGGGCAAGATCACTAAGCAAG ttAATGACACAACACTGTTCACATTGAAAGGCT CAAACCGCAGCGTGGGGCAGAAAGGGATTcttaaat tgttttctgGACTGGGTGCCCGCAACACAAACAGCCGTTTGCCAG CTTCTACACCTAGTATCTCAGTTGGAGCACGGAGCACAGACAGGCGAGGACTTG GCCTCAAAAGCCAGGACGTGAGGAGCAGAGAAACGCCACGAG ACAGAAGCAACATGAGCTCATCCCGACCAcgggacagacagaggagagaggagcgaGAGACGG TGAGGGAGACCAACCCCAGACCGAGCCCTGGACCCAGCCCAACTCCCAGTCGCAGAGAGTCCCACTCCCTCTGGAGCAGATCCAGTCAGAGTCAAGCTGCTCCTACTGCGGAACAGATCCCAGCTCCGATCCCAGCAAACCCAAGTCCTGCTTCAGCTTTAAGTGGAG GTTTTAGTCGGATGGCGTCGATCACCAGCATCTTCCGCTCCCATCGGCGTGGCACCAACCAAGCCACTCCAGTTGCCCCAGCCAGTACCACACCGTCAGCAGGAGAAAACCAGT TCCACTCGACAGGGGGGATGGCTGCTCTGCCAGAAACACCAACAGAAG TCAACCCTAGTCTCTTCTTGGACTCACCCACTTTTGACTCCATCAACCCTCTTCCTGCCTTCCCTGGAT tgaGAGAAATTAACATCGACAGCATCCAGGCCCCAGAGCCGAGGACCAGAGAGGAGTTCCTGCAGT ATTCTGTGACCATGACCCTTGACCCCAACACAGCCCACCGGCGACTCACTCTCTCTGAGGGCAACACTAAAGCCACCCTGCAGGCGGCGGTGCAGCCCTACCCTGACACCCCCCAGCGTTTTGATGGCTGGACTCAGGTGCTGTGCGAGAGCCCACTGTACGGCCAGCGCTGctactgggaggtggagtggagaGGCCGCGGCTCCTCTATGGGTGTAGCTTATGGGGCAGTAAAGAGGAAGGGCTCTGACGCCAGGTCAGGGCTCGGTTACAACGCCCAGTCCTGGACCCTGGAGCTGTCGGACATCTGCTGCTCTGCCATGCATGACAACGAGAAGAAGGACATACCAGTCACCTACTCTCCTCGTGTGGGCATCTACCTGGACCTGTCCATGGGAACGCTGGCGTTCTACAGCGTGGCAGAGAGCATGACACTCCTTCACACCTTCCGTGCTAACTTCACCCAGCCGCTTTACCCTGCCTTTGGGGTGGGATGTGGAGTCGGGGTGGGCCTGGACTTCGCCCTTGGCCAGTTCAGTTCCAGTTCTGACAGCATTAAGATCTGTTCCATCTGA
- the trim25l gene encoding uncharacterized protein trim25l isoform X4, translated as MSSKLWTEEQFNCPVCLDLPNDPVTIPCGHSYCMACIKDYWTKDDPKGIYSCPQCRQTFSPKPSLSRNTMLAEAVEQLRKGALKSDVRESIRSARGLASSSSRSKGKLSSSAVPCDMCKGEQRAAVKSCLACMSSYCETHLKPHQTQKALKQHELIAPTGNLAEKICTQHKYLEEFVCRQCKVFVCWLCTSNQHKGHECVSTKAERLEKQKLVSELQAENQQRLKVREQELKDMKKMMEGMKRSSDKVHDDTEQVLSELQRSVERLQELLEEVLDQAVQEKMGQAEEVTDSLEAEIKELKRRDTEMKDLVRCDDHIHYLQTYESMCSPLESGDLPPVMVNPEVSLDPVRDAILHLRERVEDLCNQELGKITKQVNDTTLFTLKGSNRSVGQKGILKLFSGLGARNTNSRLPASTPSISVGARSTDRRGLGLKSQDVRSRETPRDRSNMSSSRPRDRQRREERETVRETNPRPSPGPSPTPSRRESHSLWSRSSQSQAAPTAEQIPAPIPANPSPASALSGGFSRMASITSIFRSHRRGTNQATPVAPASTTPSAGENQWGMAALPETPTEVNPSLFLDSPTFDSINPLPAFPGLREINIDSIQAPEPRTREEFLQYSVTMTLDPNTAHRRLTLSEGNTKATLQAAVQPYPDTPQRFDGWTQVLCESPLYGQRCYWEVEWRGRGSSMGVAYGAVKRKGSDARSGLGYNAQSWTLELSDICCSAMHDNEKKDIPVTYSPRVGIYLDLSMGTLAFYSVAESMTLLHTFRANFTQPLYPAFGVGCGVGVGLDFALGQFSSSSDSIKICSI; from the exons ATGAGTAGTAAACTGTGGACAGAGGAGCAGTTTAACTGCCCTGTGTGTCTGGATCTCCCAAACGATCCAGTCACCATCCCCTGTGGGCACAGCTACTGCATGGCCTGCATTAAGGATTACTGGACCAAGGATGACCCCAAAGGGATCTACAGCTGCCCCCAGTGCCGCCAGACCTTCTCCCCCAAGCCCTCCCTGTCCAGGAACACCATGCTGGCTGAAGCTGTGGAGCAGCTCCGCAAAGGGGCCCTCAAGTCTGATGTTCGTGAATCTATCCGCAGCGCCCGTGGGTTAGCCTCCTCCTCATCTAGATCCAAAGGGAAGCTGTCCTCCTCAGCAGTGCCGTGCGATATGTGCAAAGGGGAACAGCGAGCGGCAGTCAAGAGTTGCCTGGCGTGTATGAGCTCATACTGTGAAACCCACCTGAAGCCCCACCAGACCCAGAAGGCCCTGAAGCAGCACGAGCTCATCGCACCCACAGGCAATCTGGCTGAGAAGATCTGCACCCAGCACAAGTACCTGGAGGAGTTCGTCTGTCGCCAGTGTAAGGTGTTCGTCTGCTGGCTGTGCACCAGCAACCAGCACAAAGGCCACGAGTGTGTGTCCACCAAGGCCGAGCGCTTGGAGAAACAG AAACTGGTGTCAGAGTTGCAGGcggagaatcagcagagactGAAAGTCAGGGAACAGGAGCTGAAAGACATGAAGAAGATGATGGAGGGGATgaag CGCTCTTCAGACAAGGTGCACGATGATACAGAGCAGGtgctgtcagagctgcagcgCTCGGTGGAGCggctgcaggagctgctggaggaggtgCTCGATCAGGCCGTCCAGGAGAAGATGGGCCAGGCCGAGGAGGTGACCGACAGCCTGGAGGCTGAGATCAAGGAGCTGAAGAGGCGGGACACGGAGATGAAGGACCTGGTCCGTTGTGACGACCATATCCACTACCTGCAG ACATATGAGTCCATGTGCAGCCCCCTCGAGTCGGGAGACCTGCCTCCTGTAATGGTCAACCCAGAAGTTTCCCTTGACCCAGTACGAGACGCCATCCTGCACCTCAGGGAACGAGTGGAGGACCTGTGCAACCAGGAGCTGGGCAAGATCACTAAGCAAG ttAATGACACAACACTGTTCACATTGAAAGGCT CAAACCGCAGCGTGGGGCAGAAAGGGATTcttaaat tgttttctgGACTGGGTGCCCGCAACACAAACAGCCGTTTGCCAG CTTCTACACCTAGTATCTCAGTTGGAGCACGGAGCACAGACAGGCGAGGACTTG GCCTCAAAAGCCAGGACGTGAGGAGCAGAGAAACGCCACGAG ACAGAAGCAACATGAGCTCATCCCGACCAcgggacagacagaggagagaggagcgaGAGACGG TGAGGGAGACCAACCCCAGACCGAGCCCTGGACCCAGCCCAACTCCCAGTCGCAGAGAGTCCCACTCCCTCTGGAGCAGATCCAGTCAGAGTCAAGCTGCTCCTACTGCGGAACAGATCCCAGCTCCGATCCCAGCAAACCCAAGTCCTGCTTCAGCTTTAAGTGGAG GTTTTAGTCGGATGGCGTCGATCACCAGCATCTTCCGCTCCCATCGGCGTGGCACCAACCAAGCCACTCCAGTTGCCCCAGCCAGTACCACACCGTCAGCAGGAGAAAACCAGT GGGGGATGGCTGCTCTGCCAGAAACACCAACAGAAG TCAACCCTAGTCTCTTCTTGGACTCACCCACTTTTGACTCCATCAACCCTCTTCCTGCCTTCCCTGGAT tgaGAGAAATTAACATCGACAGCATCCAGGCCCCAGAGCCGAGGACCAGAGAGGAGTTCCTGCAGT ATTCTGTGACCATGACCCTTGACCCCAACACAGCCCACCGGCGACTCACTCTCTCTGAGGGCAACACTAAAGCCACCCTGCAGGCGGCGGTGCAGCCCTACCCTGACACCCCCCAGCGTTTTGATGGCTGGACTCAGGTGCTGTGCGAGAGCCCACTGTACGGCCAGCGCTGctactgggaggtggagtggagaGGCCGCGGCTCCTCTATGGGTGTAGCTTATGGGGCAGTAAAGAGGAAGGGCTCTGACGCCAGGTCAGGGCTCGGTTACAACGCCCAGTCCTGGACCCTGGAGCTGTCGGACATCTGCTGCTCTGCCATGCATGACAACGAGAAGAAGGACATACCAGTCACCTACTCTCCTCGTGTGGGCATCTACCTGGACCTGTCCATGGGAACGCTGGCGTTCTACAGCGTGGCAGAGAGCATGACACTCCTTCACACCTTCCGTGCTAACTTCACCCAGCCGCTTTACCCTGCCTTTGGGGTGGGATGTGGAGTCGGGGTGGGCCTGGACTTCGCCCTTGGCCAGTTCAGTTCCAGTTCTGACAGCATTAAGATCTGTTCCATCTGA
- the trim25l gene encoding uncharacterized protein trim25l isoform X1: protein MSSKLWTEEQFNCPVCLDLPNDPVTIPCGHSYCMACIKDYWTKDDPKGIYSCPQCRQTFSPKPSLSRNTMLAEAVEQLRKGALKSDVRESIRSARGLASSSSRSKGKLSSSAVPCDMCKGEQRAAVKSCLACMSSYCETHLKPHQTQKALKQHELIAPTGNLAEKICTQHKYLEEFVCRQCKVFVCWLCTSNQHKGHECVSTKAERLEKQKLVSELQAENQQRLKVREQELKDMKKMMEGMKRSSDKVHDDTEQVLSELQRSVERLQELLEEVLDQAVQEKMGQAEEVTDSLEAEIKELKRRDTEMKDLVRCDDHIHYLQTYESMCSPLESGDLPPVMVNPEVSLDPVRDAILHLRERVEDLCNQELGKITKQVNDTTLFTLKGSNRSVGQKGILKLFSGLGARNTNSRLPASTPSISVGARSTDRRGLGTGLKSQDVRSRETPRDRSNMSSSRPRDRQRREERETVRETNPRPSPGPSPTPSRRESHSLWSRSSQSQAAPTAEQIPAPIPANPSPASALSGGFSRMASITSIFRSHRRGTNQATPVAPASTTPSAGENQFHSTGGMAALPETPTEVNPSLFLDSPTFDSINPLPAFPGLREINIDSIQAPEPRTREEFLQYSVTMTLDPNTAHRRLTLSEGNTKATLQAAVQPYPDTPQRFDGWTQVLCESPLYGQRCYWEVEWRGRGSSMGVAYGAVKRKGSDARSGLGYNAQSWTLELSDICCSAMHDNEKKDIPVTYSPRVGIYLDLSMGTLAFYSVAESMTLLHTFRANFTQPLYPAFGVGCGVGVGLDFALGQFSSSSDSIKICSI from the exons ATGAGTAGTAAACTGTGGACAGAGGAGCAGTTTAACTGCCCTGTGTGTCTGGATCTCCCAAACGATCCAGTCACCATCCCCTGTGGGCACAGCTACTGCATGGCCTGCATTAAGGATTACTGGACCAAGGATGACCCCAAAGGGATCTACAGCTGCCCCCAGTGCCGCCAGACCTTCTCCCCCAAGCCCTCCCTGTCCAGGAACACCATGCTGGCTGAAGCTGTGGAGCAGCTCCGCAAAGGGGCCCTCAAGTCTGATGTTCGTGAATCTATCCGCAGCGCCCGTGGGTTAGCCTCCTCCTCATCTAGATCCAAAGGGAAGCTGTCCTCCTCAGCAGTGCCGTGCGATATGTGCAAAGGGGAACAGCGAGCGGCAGTCAAGAGTTGCCTGGCGTGTATGAGCTCATACTGTGAAACCCACCTGAAGCCCCACCAGACCCAGAAGGCCCTGAAGCAGCACGAGCTCATCGCACCCACAGGCAATCTGGCTGAGAAGATCTGCACCCAGCACAAGTACCTGGAGGAGTTCGTCTGTCGCCAGTGTAAGGTGTTCGTCTGCTGGCTGTGCACCAGCAACCAGCACAAAGGCCACGAGTGTGTGTCCACCAAGGCCGAGCGCTTGGAGAAACAG AAACTGGTGTCAGAGTTGCAGGcggagaatcagcagagactGAAAGTCAGGGAACAGGAGCTGAAAGACATGAAGAAGATGATGGAGGGGATgaag CGCTCTTCAGACAAGGTGCACGATGATACAGAGCAGGtgctgtcagagctgcagcgCTCGGTGGAGCggctgcaggagctgctggaggaggtgCTCGATCAGGCCGTCCAGGAGAAGATGGGCCAGGCCGAGGAGGTGACCGACAGCCTGGAGGCTGAGATCAAGGAGCTGAAGAGGCGGGACACGGAGATGAAGGACCTGGTCCGTTGTGACGACCATATCCACTACCTGCAG ACATATGAGTCCATGTGCAGCCCCCTCGAGTCGGGAGACCTGCCTCCTGTAATGGTCAACCCAGAAGTTTCCCTTGACCCAGTACGAGACGCCATCCTGCACCTCAGGGAACGAGTGGAGGACCTGTGCAACCAGGAGCTGGGCAAGATCACTAAGCAAG ttAATGACACAACACTGTTCACATTGAAAGGCT CAAACCGCAGCGTGGGGCAGAAAGGGATTcttaaat tgttttctgGACTGGGTGCCCGCAACACAAACAGCCGTTTGCCAG CTTCTACACCTAGTATCTCAGTTGGAGCACGGAGCACAGACAGGCGAGGACTTG GCACAGGCCTCAAAAGCCAGGACGTGAGGAGCAGAGAAACGCCACGAG ACAGAAGCAACATGAGCTCATCCCGACCAcgggacagacagaggagagaggagcgaGAGACGG TGAGGGAGACCAACCCCAGACCGAGCCCTGGACCCAGCCCAACTCCCAGTCGCAGAGAGTCCCACTCCCTCTGGAGCAGATCCAGTCAGAGTCAAGCTGCTCCTACTGCGGAACAGATCCCAGCTCCGATCCCAGCAAACCCAAGTCCTGCTTCAGCTTTAAGTGGAG GTTTTAGTCGGATGGCGTCGATCACCAGCATCTTCCGCTCCCATCGGCGTGGCACCAACCAAGCCACTCCAGTTGCCCCAGCCAGTACCACACCGTCAGCAGGAGAAAACCAGT TCCACTCGACAGGGGGGATGGCTGCTCTGCCAGAAACACCAACAGAAG TCAACCCTAGTCTCTTCTTGGACTCACCCACTTTTGACTCCATCAACCCTCTTCCTGCCTTCCCTGGAT tgaGAGAAATTAACATCGACAGCATCCAGGCCCCAGAGCCGAGGACCAGAGAGGAGTTCCTGCAGT ATTCTGTGACCATGACCCTTGACCCCAACACAGCCCACCGGCGACTCACTCTCTCTGAGGGCAACACTAAAGCCACCCTGCAGGCGGCGGTGCAGCCCTACCCTGACACCCCCCAGCGTTTTGATGGCTGGACTCAGGTGCTGTGCGAGAGCCCACTGTACGGCCAGCGCTGctactgggaggtggagtggagaGGCCGCGGCTCCTCTATGGGTGTAGCTTATGGGGCAGTAAAGAGGAAGGGCTCTGACGCCAGGTCAGGGCTCGGTTACAACGCCCAGTCCTGGACCCTGGAGCTGTCGGACATCTGCTGCTCTGCCATGCATGACAACGAGAAGAAGGACATACCAGTCACCTACTCTCCTCGTGTGGGCATCTACCTGGACCTGTCCATGGGAACGCTGGCGTTCTACAGCGTGGCAGAGAGCATGACACTCCTTCACACCTTCCGTGCTAACTTCACCCAGCCGCTTTACCCTGCCTTTGGGGTGGGATGTGGAGTCGGGGTGGGCCTGGACTTCGCCCTTGGCCAGTTCAGTTCCAGTTCTGACAGCATTAAGATCTGTTCCATCTGA